In Corvus moneduloides isolate bCorMon1 chromosome 12, bCorMon1.pri, whole genome shotgun sequence, the following proteins share a genomic window:
- the PDCD2L gene encoding programmed cell death protein 2-like produces MAGGPPVLLGLRDAAMVGPGPAGPLPPWATNKLGGSADWMPAVRAGPPRCARCGRALLLLAQVYCPLERGPAHRALHVFACAAPRCWGAARSWKVLRSHYSQAQENQSRDLSGKQKQESNFAAKDWCEDADDWGACDGAEFPARASLQLLGLNKAVSSKVEFTSQFQQLHLSEAADGPGPQDTHPAASEGMDGPGPQDTHPAASEDMVMATAGSAPVFQPFYINVVDEEDYMGFLDTHHADKLLKEYQQRECVDLEQMMSESFAGEDGNEKYEKSEVKSWDHTFHKFMKRISVCPEQILRYSWGGQPLFITRPPANLDQDIPACSNCGSSRVFEFQLMPTLVSMLQSDSDLSVEFGTVIVYTCERSCWPTNHQTPLEEFIFVQEDPDQRLFK; encoded by the exons ggggccgctccCTCCATGGGCCACCAACAAGCTGGGCGGCAGCGCG GACTGGATGCCGGCGGTGCGGGCGGGCCCGCCGCGGTGCGCGCGGTGCGGgcgggcgctgctgctgctggcgcaGGTGTACTGCCCGCTGGAGCGCGGCCCCGCGCACCGCGCGCTCCACGTGTTCGCCTGCGCCGCGCCGCGCTGCTGGGGAGCCGCCCGCAG CTGGAAGGTGCTGCGCTCCCATTACTCGCAGGCCCAGGAGAATCAAAGCCGAGATCTCAGCGGCAAACAG AAGCAAGAATCGAACTTTGCTGCAAAGGATTGGTGTGAGGATGCAGATGACTGGGGAGCCTGTGATGGAGCAGAGTTTCCTGCACGTGCCTCCCTTCAGCTGCTTGGGCTAAACAAAGCTGTGAGCAGCAAGGTGGAGTTTACATCCCAGTTCCAACAGCTCCACCTGTCTGAGGCTGCTGATGGCCCGGGTCCCCAGGACACACATCCTGCAGCCAGTGAGGGCATGGATGGCCCAGGTCCCCAGGACACACACCCTGCAGCCAGTGAGGACATGGTGATGGCAACGGCTGGTTCAGCTCCTGTGTTCCAGCCCTTCTACATTAATGTTGTGGATGAGGAAGACTACATGGGTTTCCTTGATACACATCATGCAGATAAGCTACTGAAGGAGTATCAGCAGAGAGAGTGTGTTGATTTGGAGCAGATGATGTCAGAAAG ttttGCAGGTGAAGATGGTAATGAAAAATATGAGAAGAGTGAAGTCAAAAGCTGGGACCACACATTCCATAAATTCATGAAAAGAATATCTGTGTGTCCTGAACAGATTCTAAG ATACTCTTGGGGTGGCCAACCTTTATTCATAACGCGTCCTCCAGCCAACCTGGACCAGGATATCCCAGCTTGCAGTAACTGTGGAAGCAGCAGAGTGTTTGAGTTCCAGCTGATGCCCACACTGGTCAGCATGCTCCAGAGTGACTCAG aTCTGTCAGTGGAATTTGGAACTGTTATAGTTTACACATGTGAGAGAAGCTGTTGGCCAACAAATCATCAAACCCCTcttgaagaatttatttttgtacaagAAGACCCAGATCAgagattatttaaataa
- the UBA2 gene encoding SUMO-activating enzyme subunit 2: MAAPLSGPLRPELAQAVSQARVLVVGAGGIGCELLKNLVLTGFSSIYVIDLDTIDVSNLNRQFLFQKKHVGRSKSQVAKESVLQFCPEANIIAYHDSIMNPDYNVEFFRQFTLVMNALDNRAARNHVNRMCLAADIPLIESGTAGYLGQVTVIKKGVTECYECQPKPTQKTFPGCTIRNTPSEPIHCIVWAKYLFNQLFGEEDADQEVSPDRADPEAAWEPAEAEARALASNEDGEIKRVSTKEWAKSTGYDPVKLFTKLFKDDIRYLLTMDKLWRKRKPPVPLDWAEVQKQEQNISDQQNESSAVLKDQQVLNVRSYADLFSKSVKTLSLHLAEKADGEALIWDKDDPSAMDFVTSAANLRMHVFGMNMKSRFDIKSMAGNIIPAIATTNAVIAGLIVLEGLKILSGKIDQCRTIFLNKQPNPRKKLLVPCALDPPNPNCYVCASKPEVTVKLNTHKVTVLTLQDKILKEKFAMVAPDVQIDDGKGTILISSEEGETEANNHRKLSDFGIRNGTRLQADDFLQDYTLLINVLHSEDLEKDVEFEVVGDTPERIGPKPSEPTSKNISNGSDDGAQPSTSTAPDQDDVVIVDSEDEGTSSNADDVENKSRKRKAEKGCECVGAKRARAEQEQDDLMIVESEDEGASSSVGEEENRSLKRKLEEKGCECVGAKSVC; encoded by the exons ATGGCGGCGCCGCTGTCGGGGCCGCTGCGCCCCGAGCTGGCCCAGGCCGTGTCCCAGGCGCGGGTCCTGGTGGTGGGGGCCGGCGGCATCGGCTGCGAGCTGCTCAAGAACCTGGTGCTCACCGGCTTCAGCAGCATTTACGTG ATTGATTTGGATACTATTGATGTCAGCAATCTCAACAGAcagtttctgtttcaaaagaaaCATGTTGGAAGATCAAAATCACAG gTTGCCAAGGAAAGCGTGTTACAGTTTTGTCCAGAAGCTAATATTATAGCTTACCATGATAGCATCATGAA ccCTGACTATAACGTAGAGTTCTTCCGCCAGTTTACGTTGGTTATGAATGCTCTGGATAACAGAG CTGCCCGTAACCATGTGAACAGGATGTGTCTGGCTGCTGATATTCCTCTTATAGAGAGTGGAACTGCAGGCTACCTTGGACAAGTCACAGTTATCAAAAAG GGAGTGACAGAATGTTATGAATGTCAGCCTAAACCAACTCAGAAAACGTTCCCAGGCTGCACAATCCGAAATACGCCCTCGGAGCCTATCCACTGCATTGTGTGGGCTAAGTATTTGTTCAA CCAGTTGTTTGGAGAAGAAGATGCTGATCAAGAAGTCTCACCTGACAGAGCTGATCCTGAAGCTGCCT GGGagccagcagaagcagaagccaGAGCACTAGCATCCAATGAAGATGGTGAGATTAAACGTGTTTCAACTAAGGAGTGGGCTAAATCAACTGGCTATGATCCTGTCAAACTTTTTACTAAG CTTTTCAAAGATGACATTAGATACCTGCTGACAATGGATAAgctgtggaggaaaagaaagcctCCAGTGCCACTGGACTGGGCTGAGGTACAAAAGCAAG agcAAAACATATCTGACCAGCAGAATGAGAGCTCTGCAGTGTTGAAGGATCAGCAGGTTCTCAATGTCAGGAGCTATGCAGACCTGTTTTCAAAGAGTGTTAAAACCCTGAGCCTTCACCTGGCTGAGAAGGCTGATGGAGAAGCACTTATTTGGGATAAG GATGACCCTTCTGCCATGGATTTCGTCACTTCTGCTGCAAACCTCAGGATGCATGTTTTTGGAATGAATATGAAGAGCAGATTTGATATCAAGT CAATGGCAGGAAATATTATCCCAGCTATAGCTACTACCAATGCAGTGATAGCTGGGCTGATCGTGCTGGAGGGTTTGAAGATTTTATCGGGGAAGATAGATCAGTGTAGAACG ATTTTTCTGAACAAGCAGCCAAATCCCAGGAAGAAGCTACTGGTTCCTTGTGCTTTGGATCCACCAAATCCTAATTGTTATGTATGTGCAAGTAAGCCAGAAGTGACTGTGAAACTTAACACACACAAAGTTACTGTGTTGACACTCCAGGACAAG atactgaaagaaaaatttgctATGGTAGCACCAGATGTACAAATAGATGATGGAAAGGGAACTATCCTTATCTCTTCAGAAGAAGGTGAAACAGAAG CAAATAACCACAGGAAATTATCAGACTTTGGAATTCGAAATGGCACTCGACTACAAGCAGATGATTTCCTCCAGGACTATACACTGTTAATCAATGTGCTTCATAG tgaagACCTAGAAAAAGATGTAGAATTTGAAGTTGTTGGTGATACCCCTGAAAGAATTGGCCCTAAGCCATCAGAACCAACATCCAAGAACATTAGCAATGGTAGCGATGATGGAGCACAACCCTCAACATCAACAG CTCCAGACCAGGATGATGTGGTGATTGTTGACTCTGAGGACGAAGGTACTTCCAGCAATGCTGACGATGTGGAGAACAAAAGCCGCAAGAGGAAAGCGGAGAAGGGCTGTGAGTGCGTGGGGGCCAAGAGAGCGCGCGCTGAGCAGGAGCAAGACGACCTCATGATCGTGGAGTCTGAGGATGAAGGTGCTTCCAGCAGtgttggggaggaggagaacagGAGCCTCAAGAGAAAACTCGAGGAGAAAGGGTGCGAGTGTGTCGGGGCGAAGAGCGTGTGCTGA